The Mycolicibacterium duvalii DNA window GTGGTGGTGACTGCGCACAGTGCCGCGGTCAGCACGAACGCCTCGATGAAGGCCTTGCCGTCGAGGAACTCCCGGTTGCCGTCGGGGGTGTACGGATACTTCGAATCCGACTCGAACGGATACGCGATGCTGTCCGGGATCGTCATCGCGTGGTAGCCGGCCGCCTCCGCGGCCTTGGCCAGCGGAATGTAGTACGTCGGGTCGGTCATCGCTTCGGCATAGGTGAATCGCACGACCGCGATACTAGAACACGTTCTAGTTCAATCCCGAGGTTTGGCGATTTCGTCAGCGAACGGGGGCGCGCCGTCACCGGCGACGGTGAGGCTGCCCCACGGCGTGCGTTCGACCACGCGCGCCTGCACCTCGTGTCCGGCAACGGACAGCGACACGACCCGCCGGCTGCGAAGCAAGTCGTCCGGCAGGTCGCCGGTGAGGGTTCCGCGCCAGTGATATCGGCCGTCGATCGCGGCCAGATTTCCGGTGAGTCTGGCACGTGCGGCAATGTCGCGGCCGTCGAGGGAAATGGCGACGGGACCGTCGTACACGTCGTCGTCGGCGGCGGGTGCCGCTCCGCTCAGGTAGAAGCGCGCTGCCACGGGTTGGGGGAGCCATGAGCGCACCCTGACCCGCGATTTCGCTTCCATCCGCGTCGCCTCGGAGCGGGCCATGAGATCGAGGCAGCGGGCTACGAAACGGGTTTGCAAGCCCACGTCCGGGCCCGGTGTGCGGAAGTAGTTCGGCATCCCGTGCACGGCCACGGTGTGATCGAAGGATGCCCGGGTGTCGACCACGGTGCGGGCGGTGACCGTGTCACCGTCCGCCGCGCGCACCGTCCACATGTCGGTGGTGGCGTCGTAGCAGCGTTCGGCGATGTCGGCGACCAGGGTCCCGGCGATGGCACGGCTTGCCCCGATCACGATGGTGGTCACAGGAATCCGGCCCTGCGCCACAGGCTTCGGCCGATCCGTCCCATCAGCCCGACGTCGTCGAAGAAGGCTGCCAGCGACGCGAACGACGATACGCAGCTGGCCCGGAAGTGGGGGTTGGCCCGTGCCGCGGCGCGCATCCGCCTCCCGTCGAGACCTGCGCGCCGGTACTGGATCGGCAGGGTGAACAACATGCGGTAGAACGGCCCGCCGACGCCGTGCAGATTGGCGAGGACGAACCTGCGGTGGCGCGGCATCGTCGGCACCGATTTGCGCAGGCCGTCTCGCGCGAACTGGATGTGGCGCGCCTCCTCGGTGACGTGGATACGCATCAGCCGCGAGACGATCGGCTGCAGGTCGGGATCATCGAGGATCTGCCGCTGCAGCGCGTCGAAGATCTCCTCGCCGACCAGCGCGGCGCCCCACAACACGTCACCGCGGAACACGAACGGCAGTGAATTGATGACGATGCGATGGAAAAGCCTGGGACGCACCGGAGTTCCGCCGATCCGAGCGATCGTCTTGCCGAACATGACCATGTGGCGGGTCTCGTCACCCAGTTCGGTCAGCGCATAGTGGGTGGTGGCGGCCGTGGGGTTCTTGTGCATCAGATCCCGCAACAACGCCTGGTTGAGAATGTTCTCGAACCAGATGCCGGCCGAGAGGATGTTGACCAGTTCCTGGCGGCTGAGTTCGATCTGCTCGCGACGGCTCATGGCCTCCCATTGGGGAGTGCCGTAGAGCGTGACGACCTGCGGGGGCAGGAAGAACTTGTCGGGATCCAGGGGCGCGTCCCAGTCGATGTCGACCACCGGTGCGTAGGACTTTTTGACCGATCCCTTGAGGAGCCGCTCGGCGAACTCCTCCCGGGTCGTCTTGGCTGCCGTCATCGTTAAAAGCTAGGGAAGCCGGCCGCATCATGTCAATACCCGCGGTATCGCATACCTTCGGTACTGTGCGGACGCGCTGGCGCCTGGGATCATGATCGAATGACTTCTTTTCTGCTGCGCGCCGCGCTGACCGGTCTCGCGTTGTGGCTCGTCACGCTGATCGTGCCCGGTATCGCGTTCGTCGGCGGCGACACCACGCTCGCGCGCGTCGGCGTCATCTTCGTCGTCGCAGTGGTCTTCGGGCTGGTCAACGCGGTCATCAAGCCGATCGTGCAGATCCTGTCGATACCGCTCTACATCCTGACCCTGGGCCTGTTCCACGTCGTGATCAATGCGCTGATGCTGTGGCTCACCGGGTGGATCACCGAGCACACCACCGGGTGGGGGCTGGCCATCGACCAGTTCTGGTGGACGGCGATCTGGGCCGCGATCGTGTTGTCGATCGTCAGTTGGGTGCTGTCGCTGTTCGTCAAGGCACACTGAGAGATATGCCGGAGCTTCCCGAAGTCGAAGCGCTC harbors:
- a CDS encoding DUF4873 domain-containing protein, coding for MTTIVIGASRAIAGTLVADIAERCYDATTDMWTVRAADGDTVTARTVVDTRASFDHTVAVHGMPNYFRTPGPDVGLQTRFVARCLDLMARSEATRMEAKSRVRVRSWLPQPVAARFYLSGAAPAADDDVYDGPVAISLDGRDIAARARLTGNLAAIDGRYHWRGTLTGDLPDDLLRSRRVVSLSVAGHEVQARVVERTPWGSLTVAGDGAPPFADEIAKPRD
- a CDS encoding phage holin family protein, yielding MTSFLLRAALTGLALWLVTLIVPGIAFVGGDTTLARVGVIFVVAVVFGLVNAVIKPIVQILSIPLYILTLGLFHVVINALMLWLTGWITEHTTGWGLAIDQFWWTAIWAAIVLSIVSWVLSLFVKAH
- a CDS encoding AurF N-oxygenase family protein; translated protein: MTAAKTTREEFAERLLKGSVKKSYAPVVDIDWDAPLDPDKFFLPPQVVTLYGTPQWEAMSRREQIELSRQELVNILSAGIWFENILNQALLRDLMHKNPTAATTHYALTELGDETRHMVMFGKTIARIGGTPVRPRLFHRIVINSLPFVFRGDVLWGAALVGEEIFDALQRQILDDPDLQPIVSRLMRIHVTEEARHIQFARDGLRKSVPTMPRHRRFVLANLHGVGGPFYRMLFTLPIQYRRAGLDGRRMRAAARANPHFRASCVSSFASLAAFFDDVGLMGRIGRSLWRRAGFL